The stretch of DNA TGGGGGGAGGGCATAATCATCGCTTAGGGCTGTATGATGCTGCTATGATTAAGGATAATCATATAAAGGCAGCAGGTGGAATCAAGCGAGCTGTAGAGCTATTGCGTAAAGAGCTTCCACATACGATGAAAATTGAAGTAGAAGCAGAATCCATAGAACAGGTTCAGGAAGCTTTGCAGGTTCAAGCGGATATTATTATGCTTGATAACATGTCTTTAGAGGGGATGAAAGAAGCAGTTCAGCTTATTGATCAGCGGGCAATTGTTGAAGCATCAGGAGGGGTGAATTTACAAACGGTTAGAGGGATCGCTGAAACAGGGGTAGATGTGATTTCAGTAGGAGCCTTAACCCACTCCGTTCAGTCACTAGACATTAGCATGGATATTGGGCAGAGAAAAATTTTATAGGCTCGAAGGGATGAGTTTTTATGATATTAGTTATTGATGTAGGGAATACGAATATTGTGGTAGGTGTATATAAAGACGATCAGCTACTTTACCATTGGAGAATCAATACGAATAAAAATCAAACAGAAGATGAGTACGGTATGCTGGTGAAGGGGCTTTTTCGTGAAGAAGGCTTAATTCCACATGATGTACAAGGTATTATCATTTCCTCTGTTGTTCCACCTTCCATGTCAGCTCTAGAGCGGATGTGTGTAAAGTATTTTAATATTGAGCCTCTGACCGTAGGACCTGGTATCAAAACAGGATTACCTATCCAGTATGATAATCCTCGTGAAGTAGGGGCTGACCGTATCGTTAATGCTGTTGGAGCATTGGTGGACTATGAGCCTCCCCTTATTATTGTAGACTCTGGGACGGCCACTACGTTCTGCTATATAGATGAAAAGGGCTGCTTTCAGGGTGGTGCCATCGCTCCGGGGATGAATATTTCAATGGAAGCCTTGTACCATTATGCCTCCAAGCTACCCAAAATTGAGTTTGTCATACCTAAGCAAGCGATAGGGAAAAATACTGTCTCCTCTATGCAATCAGGAACTGTTTTTGGCTACATTGGTTTAGTGGACGGTCTGATTGAACGAATGATTGAAGAGACGAAAACACAGCCTACGATCATAGCTACAGGAGGATTAGCTAAAATTATTGCTGATCAGTCTAAATTTATTCAGCATTATGATCCGTTTTTAACCCTTAAGGGGCTGTATACGATTTATCACCGCAATGTTTAGAAAAGCCACTCATGGACAGAAATAGTTCAGAATGATGAAAAGCAAAATATGTCCAACAGGAGGATATAAAGACGATGACAAAAGGAACCAATACACAGGATTACATAGTAAGGGCGTTATGCTTGGAAGGCAAGGTGCGGGTATATGCTGTGCGTTCCACAGAGCTAGTGAATGAGGTGCAACGCAGGCATCAGACATGGGCTACAGCTACAGCAGCAATAGGGCGTACCCTATCGGTTGGAGCGATGATGGGTGCTATGCTTAAGGGTAAAGAAAAATTAACCAT from Bacillus horti encodes:
- a CDS encoding type III pantothenate kinase encodes the protein MILVIDVGNTNIVVGVYKDDQLLYHWRINTNKNQTEDEYGMLVKGLFREEGLIPHDVQGIIISSVVPPSMSALERMCVKYFNIEPLTVGPGIKTGLPIQYDNPREVGADRIVNAVGALVDYEPPLIIVDSGTATTFCYIDEKGCFQGGAIAPGMNISMEALYHYASKLPKIEFVIPKQAIGKNTVSSMQSGTVFGYIGLVDGLIERMIEETKTQPTIIATGGLAKIIADQSKFIQHYDPFLTLKGLYTIYHRNV